A genomic region of Exiguobacterium oxidotolerans JCM 12280 contains the following coding sequences:
- the pflA gene encoding pyruvate formate-lyase-activating protein — MTYGTVHSVESCGTVDGPGIRFIVFTQGCPLRCQYCHNADTWEFGCGRKVSSEEIIKEANSYRSFFDATGGGVTFSGGEPLAQPEFLEASLREAKRNGLHTVIDTAGSVVPKNLDQILDYTDLVLLDIKHIDDATCRILTGRSNVNTLAFAKLLAERNIPVWIRHVLVPGVTMTETFLRQTGEFIRTLGNVERVEVLPYHQLGVYKWEALGLEYALKDVLPPTAEETFAAQELLNSYLS, encoded by the coding sequence ATGACTTACGGGACGGTTCATTCTGTCGAATCTTGTGGGACTGTCGATGGTCCCGGTATTCGTTTCATCGTCTTTACGCAAGGATGCCCACTACGTTGCCAATATTGCCACAATGCGGACACCTGGGAATTCGGTTGTGGCCGAAAAGTATCATCGGAAGAAATCATCAAAGAAGCGAACAGCTATCGTTCCTTCTTTGACGCAACGGGTGGAGGGGTGACCTTCTCCGGCGGCGAACCGTTGGCTCAACCTGAGTTTTTAGAAGCCTCACTGCGTGAAGCAAAACGAAACGGCTTGCATACCGTCATCGATACAGCAGGTTCGGTCGTCCCGAAAAACCTGGATCAAATCCTAGACTATACAGATCTGGTCTTACTCGATATCAAGCACATCGATGATGCGACGTGCCGGATTTTGACCGGGCGAAGTAACGTCAATACGCTAGCCTTCGCAAAATTGCTCGCAGAACGAAACATTCCCGTTTGGATTCGCCATGTCCTTGTCCCCGGCGTGACGATGACGGAAACGTTTTTACGTCAGACAGGTGAATTCATTCGAACACTCGGAAATGTCGAACGGGTCGAGGTCCTCCCCTATCATCAATTAGGTGTCTATAAATGGGAGGCGCTCGGACTCGAATATGCACTAAAAGATGTCTTACCGCCTACCGCGGAGGAAACGTTTGCCGCGCAAGAGCTACTCAACTCGTACTTGTCATGA
- a CDS encoding helix-turn-helix domain-containing protein: MSKFKRSASEKLYAIQTYEEGVSTLWEVARLFGVTQSTLLRWRQMYRQGGISALEKRSVCTKYSNEFKERAVRDVLEKGEPVMDVIIKLNISSASVLRRWISNYNGRSEDTLLKERFAMTRGRITTFEERVSIVSDCLKNGKKYKETAKTHRVSYQQIYKWVQKYEKNGIDGLMDSRGRTKPFEELTDVERLSIEMKKIEQENELLRMENEFLKKLEEFERGRG; this comes from the coding sequence ATGTCCAAATTCAAGCGTTCCGCTAGTGAAAAACTATATGCCATCCAAACTTATGAAGAAGGAGTGTCCACGTTGTGGGAAGTCGCAAGACTCTTCGGGGTCACACAATCGACCCTACTCAGATGGAGACAGATGTATCGTCAAGGCGGTATCTCAGCTTTGGAGAAACGGTCGGTATGCACGAAGTATTCCAATGAGTTTAAAGAGCGAGCCGTACGCGACGTGCTAGAAAAAGGTGAGCCCGTCATGGACGTCATCATAAAATTAAACATCTCCAGTGCAAGCGTACTCAGACGTTGGATTTCAAACTATAATGGTCGTAGTGAAGACACACTACTAAAGGAGCGATTCGCTATGACCAGAGGAAGAATCACGACATTCGAAGAACGCGTTAGTATAGTCAGCGACTGTCTTAAAAATGGAAAGAAGTATAAAGAAACTGCGAAGACCCACCGGGTCTCCTACCAACAAATCTACAAGTGGGTTCAAAAGTATGAAAAGAATGGGATTGACGGACTGATGGATAGCCGTGGACGTACGAAACCGTTTGAGGAACTGACGGACGTGGAACGCCTCTCCATCGAGATGAAAAAGATTGAGCAAGAGAACGAGCTTCTTCGAATGGAAAATGAGTTCTTAAAAAAGCTAGAGGAGTTCGAAAGGGGGAGAGGTTAG
- a CDS encoding IS3 family transposase: MDKYKAIQSLADQFGYSIVALCRFADVSRAAYYKWLNRVPTVREEENIMIIEELTSIHESVDGVYGCERMVLNLDRQFNRTVNHKRVRRLMRIAGIRCVIRRTRPKYMRTIPGQTAENLLNREFHAEKPNQKWLTDITEFKYGTSKKAYLSAILDLYDGSIRSFVLSRSNNSQLVFDTLKLALDDDPGSFPLLHSDRGFQYTSNAFHHMTQQAGITQSMSRAGKCIDNGPIESFWGALKCESYYLHTFEEFDELHDAIRRYIRFYNELRYQKRLNGLSPLEFRAQAV; encoded by the coding sequence TTGGATAAGTACAAGGCTATACAATCGTTGGCGGACCAGTTCGGCTATTCGATTGTCGCCCTCTGTCGTTTTGCGGACGTATCCCGTGCTGCCTATTATAAATGGTTAAATCGTGTACCGACGGTACGCGAAGAAGAGAACATCATGATCATTGAAGAGCTGACATCTATTCATGAGTCGGTAGATGGAGTCTATGGATGTGAACGAATGGTCTTGAATCTAGATCGCCAATTTAACAGAACGGTTAATCATAAACGGGTTCGTCGCTTGATGCGAATCGCCGGCATTCGTTGCGTCATTCGTCGAACACGACCGAAATATATGAGAACCATACCCGGACAAACGGCAGAAAATCTTCTGAATCGTGAATTCCATGCGGAAAAACCGAATCAGAAATGGTTAACAGATATCACGGAATTCAAATACGGCACCTCAAAAAAGGCTTATTTAAGTGCAATTCTCGATTTGTATGATGGATCAATTCGTTCATTTGTGCTAAGTCGTTCGAATAACAGTCAGCTCGTCTTCGATACGCTAAAACTCGCCTTGGATGATGATCCTGGTAGCTTCCCTCTTCTTCATAGTGACCGTGGGTTTCAATATACGTCAAATGCCTTTCATCATATGACTCAACAAGCTGGGATCACACAAAGCATGTCCCGTGCCGGTAAATGCATCGATAATGGTCCAATCGAATCTTTTTGGGGAGCGCTAAAGTGTGAAAGCTACTATCTTCATACATTCGAGGAGTTCGATGAACTCCACGATGCAATCCGACGCTACATTCGATTTTATAATGAGCTGCGGTATCAAAAACGATTAAACGGCTTAAGTCCGCTGGAATTCAGGGCTCAAGCCGTTTAA
- the rsgA gene encoding ribosome small subunit-dependent GTPase A, with amino-acid sequence MNEWGKPPAHEAGEHENLGRITAVFQKQYRVMTAAGETLSELSGKMRFEALTKADLPAVGDWIIQTEREAGLGRIEQVLPRTSQFSRKAAGTEVEEQIICANVDVALLVMAFGHDFNIRRLERYLTVAWEAGVKPIIVLTKRSLMDSVESELAEIEGIAFGTPYFAIDSLTGDGLESLREVLEPRETIVLVGSSGVGKSTLVNALADEQLMETGGVREDDQRGRHTTTHRELKRLANGLLLVDTPGMRELGLWDGSDGLTSTFSDIESLAENCRFRDCQHGNEPGCQVRQALEEGSLPHERWESYLKLQREIAYAERKQSVALQAAEKEKWKKIQKNAQAHTKLKYQKR; translated from the coding sequence TTGAACGAATGGGGTAAACCGCCTGCACATGAGGCAGGAGAACATGAAAATTTAGGACGGATCACTGCAGTCTTTCAAAAACAGTATCGTGTCATGACGGCTGCTGGCGAGACGCTTAGTGAATTATCTGGAAAGATGCGCTTTGAGGCATTGACGAAAGCAGATCTTCCCGCAGTAGGGGATTGGATCATCCAGACAGAGCGAGAAGCGGGATTAGGACGGATTGAGCAAGTTCTTCCGCGGACCTCACAATTCTCAAGAAAAGCAGCAGGTACGGAAGTCGAAGAACAAATCATTTGTGCGAATGTTGACGTAGCGTTGCTCGTCATGGCATTCGGACATGATTTTAACATTAGACGACTGGAACGTTATTTAACGGTCGCCTGGGAAGCTGGGGTCAAGCCAATCATTGTGTTGACGAAACGAAGTCTGATGGACTCCGTCGAGTCAGAGTTGGCTGAGATTGAAGGGATTGCCTTCGGGACACCTTATTTTGCGATTGATTCGTTGACCGGTGACGGGTTAGAAAGTCTTCGGGAAGTTCTCGAACCACGTGAGACGATTGTCCTCGTCGGTTCATCCGGTGTTGGGAAATCGACACTCGTTAATGCGTTAGCAGATGAACAGCTGATGGAAACAGGGGGCGTGCGAGAAGACGATCAACGTGGACGTCATACGACGACGCACCGTGAACTCAAACGATTAGCGAATGGATTATTGCTCGTCGACACACCAGGTATGCGTGAACTGGGGCTATGGGACGGGAGTGACGGGCTGACTTCGACTTTTTCTGATATTGAGTCGCTCGCTGAAAACTGTCGTTTCCGGGATTGCCAACATGGTAATGAACCCGGGTGTCAAGTCCGCCAAGCATTGGAAGAAGGAAGTCTTCCGCACGAACGCTGGGAAAGTTATCTGAAGCTGCAACGGGAAATTGCCTATGCTGAACGGAAGCAAAGTGTAGCGCTACAAGCTGCCGAAAAAGAAAAATGGAAGAAAATTCAGAAAAACGCACAGGCACATACAAAATTAAAGTATCAAAAAAGATAA
- the liaF gene encoding cell wall-active antibiotics response protein LiaF translates to MRRLSTKQLVGYVSILFALGLFYDLMTGAGNVLFGILFPFLLYYVGIHFRRRGHEKLAILFYIVGTIILAGVVLSSAAVGFVIAGILLYLGIILVTRHSVREFFFSKISPRLYEEEGITIQPAYSFSTQSETPYVLKDLSEQFIVKDLEIDLTHAYVPEGETLIVISGVVGDVRILLPSGYDYTLDTSIGFGSVKTDVRRIPTFFNRRIQFRAPQYEEATRKVRIHVMLGIGNVEVTSI, encoded by the coding sequence GTGCGACGATTAAGTACAAAACAATTAGTCGGCTACGTGTCGATCCTATTCGCGCTCGGATTATTTTATGATTTGATGACTGGAGCCGGAAACGTCTTATTTGGAATCTTATTCCCGTTCTTATTGTATTATGTCGGGATTCATTTCCGGCGTCGCGGTCATGAAAAACTGGCCATCTTGTTCTACATCGTCGGTACGATTATCTTAGCTGGAGTCGTCTTGAGCTCGGCAGCTGTCGGATTCGTCATCGCCGGAATTTTGCTATATCTCGGAATTATCCTTGTCACCCGACACTCCGTCCGCGAATTTTTCTTTTCGAAGATTTCACCACGTCTTTATGAAGAAGAAGGCATTACGATCCAACCTGCTTACTCGTTTTCGACGCAGTCTGAGACGCCTTACGTGTTAAAAGACTTGAGTGAACAGTTCATCGTTAAAGATCTAGAAATCGATTTGACGCATGCCTATGTTCCGGAAGGTGAAACACTCATCGTCATCAGTGGTGTCGTCGGAGATGTCCGTATTTTGTTACCTTCCGGATATGACTATACGCTTGATACGTCGATTGGTTTTGGAAGCGTCAAAACAGATGTCCGCCGGATCCCGACATTTTTTAACCGTCGCATTCAGTTCCGGGCACCACAATATGAAGAAGCGACTCGAAAAGTCCGCATTCACGTCATGCTTGGCATCGGTAACGTGGAGGTGACCTCGATATGA
- a CDS encoding response regulator, with protein sequence MIRVLLVDDHEMVRAGVSAFLSTQPDIEVVAEAADGQIGAKLALEHRPDVILMDLVMEPVDGVEGTRLIRAEWPEAKILVVTSFLDDEKVYPVIEAGAMSYVLKTASAFDIAEAIRKTASGQSVMAAQVTGKMMERLRKPASQLHDDLTEREQEVLQLMARGMANQEIADELFISLKTVKTHVSNILSKLDVVDRTQAVVYAFKHHIVK encoded by the coding sequence ATGATACGCGTATTATTAGTCGATGACCATGAAATGGTTCGCGCTGGAGTCTCTGCCTTTTTATCGACCCAACCTGATATTGAAGTGGTCGCAGAAGCTGCTGACGGACAAATCGGAGCGAAACTTGCTCTTGAACATCGCCCTGATGTGATTTTGATGGACTTAGTGATGGAGCCGGTCGATGGTGTCGAAGGAACACGCCTGATTCGCGCCGAGTGGCCGGAAGCTAAAATTTTAGTCGTCACAAGTTTCTTAGATGATGAGAAAGTTTATCCCGTCATCGAAGCTGGTGCGATGAGTTACGTCCTAAAAACGGCAAGTGCGTTTGATATTGCAGAAGCAATCCGTAAGACAGCGAGTGGACAGTCTGTCATGGCAGCTCAAGTGACAGGTAAGATGATGGAACGCCTGCGCAAACCTGCTAGTCAACTCCATGATGATTTAACAGAGCGTGAACAAGAAGTCTTACAGTTGATGGCGCGCGGTATGGCCAATCAAGAGATTGCAGATGAACTGTTCATCTCCCTAAAAACGGTCAAAACGCATGTATCAAACATTTTATCGAAACTCGATGTCGTCGATCGGACGCAAGCCGTCGTCTATGCCTTTAAGCACCACATCGTGAAGTAA
- the abc-f gene encoding ribosomal protection-like ABC-F family protein — MPTEVLSIHDLQIDFAGQCLFHDVTFSIRDGEHVALVGPNGVGKTTLLRAILKEIIPTTGTIHRTYDRLGLLAQQIEPSTSVAIQIVEQADVTRYDLRERALTTESVDDYQAAVDADAFTLEADARRVLKEVQLEQSLWFQPLNTLSGGEQTRIQLACLLLKKPDFILLDEPTNHLDEDTLEWLVAWTRQTKTTMLYVSHERAFIDATADAVIELTEAGAARYEGNYETYRMLKEHERTAQWHQYEKQERTRKELTRMIGQYQNWHQKAMASASERDPYAKKKAAKHATKVKAKENQLDRLLEHRVKKPETPSSVHVRFETEDFLAKRLVSVDALSFDYSHRQLFHDVSFSIQRGDRIALIGRNGSGKTTLLRLLLGELSPTAGTVTHHPALKIGYFSQVLSTLPKTGTLLDALLETSEISETDARTLLACFLFRRETVHKPIAEASMGEKCRIAFLRLYFSGAHLLILDEPTNYLDLATREQIEAALEVFPGELLFVSHDRYFTDRLSNRTISLTDDFTVHPVGTKDLREQRVSDSDGIRADLRRLNELTGEIDFDA, encoded by the coding sequence ATGCCAACTGAAGTATTATCCATCCATGATTTACAAATCGATTTTGCCGGGCAGTGTCTTTTCCACGATGTCACGTTCTCCATCCGCGACGGCGAACACGTCGCCTTGGTCGGACCGAACGGCGTTGGAAAAACGACGCTCTTGCGCGCCATCCTAAAAGAAATCATCCCGACGACCGGGACAATCCATCGCACGTATGACCGGCTTGGGCTCTTAGCCCAACAAATCGAACCCTCAACAAGTGTAGCCATTCAAATCGTCGAACAGGCGGATGTAACCCGTTACGACTTACGTGAACGTGCCTTGACCACTGAGTCCGTGGACGACTATCAAGCTGCCGTTGACGCAGATGCCTTCACGCTTGAAGCCGATGCGAGACGTGTCCTGAAAGAAGTTCAACTCGAGCAGTCTCTTTGGTTTCAGCCTTTAAACACACTGAGCGGCGGCGAACAGACCCGGATTCAACTTGCATGTCTACTGTTAAAGAAACCGGACTTCATCCTGCTTGATGAACCGACCAACCATTTAGATGAAGACACACTTGAGTGGCTCGTCGCGTGGACACGTCAAACGAAGACGACGATGCTCTATGTTTCACATGAGCGTGCCTTTATCGATGCGACAGCTGACGCCGTCATTGAATTGACGGAAGCAGGAGCGGCGCGTTACGAAGGAAATTATGAGACGTACCGGATGTTAAAGGAACACGAACGGACTGCACAGTGGCATCAATATGAGAAACAAGAACGAACACGAAAAGAACTCACCCGGATGATTGGTCAATATCAAAATTGGCATCAAAAAGCGATGGCTAGTGCGAGTGAACGAGATCCGTATGCGAAAAAAAAGGCTGCGAAACATGCGACAAAAGTCAAAGCAAAAGAAAACCAGCTCGATCGCCTACTAGAACACCGGGTCAAAAAACCGGAAACGCCATCCTCCGTCCATGTCAGATTCGAAACAGAAGATTTTTTAGCGAAGCGTCTCGTTTCAGTTGATGCTCTCTCATTCGACTATTCGCACCGGCAACTCTTTCATGACGTGTCGTTCTCCATTCAACGAGGGGACCGAATCGCGTTGATTGGTCGAAACGGTTCTGGGAAAACGACGTTGTTACGCCTTTTACTCGGAGAATTGTCGCCAACTGCCGGTACTGTCACACATCATCCGGCTTTAAAAATCGGTTACTTTTCTCAAGTTCTCTCCACCTTACCGAAGACCGGTACACTACTTGATGCCTTGCTTGAGACGAGTGAGATTTCGGAAACAGATGCCCGGACGCTACTCGCCTGCTTTTTATTCCGACGGGAGACCGTCCATAAGCCAATCGCTGAAGCGAGTATGGGCGAGAAATGCCGGATCGCCTTTTTACGTCTTTATTTTTCCGGCGCGCATTTACTCATCCTCGACGAACCGACGAATTACCTTGATCTTGCGACACGGGAACAAATCGAAGCGGCACTCGAAGTTTTTCCCGGTGAGTTGCTGTTTGTTTCCCATGACCGTTATTTTACCGATCGTTTATCAAATCGAACGATTTCCTTGACCGATGACTTCACAGTCCATCCTGTCGGGACAAAGGATTTACGAGAACAACGTGTCTCTGATTCGGATGGAATACGTGCTGACTTAAGGCGTTTAAACGAATTGACCGGCGAAATCGACTTTGATGCGTAA
- the pflB gene encoding formate C-acetyltransferase gives MLLEKTQAWQRFESGEWMEKIDVADFIRRNRSEYTGDDQFLAGPTDATNTLWQQIMQLTEEERIRGGVYAVDAAIPSSILSHGPGYLNPELEKIVGLQTDEPFKRSIHPNGGIRMVNDALEAYGFKSDDTVTQIFSEYRKTHNQGVFDAYTPEMRAARKAGIITGLPDAYGRGRIIGDYRRVALYGTAHLIAARKADLKAHGGFLSEAMIRDREEMNEQLRALHELTELGKRYACDLSRPAETAQEAFQWVYLAYLAAIKEQNGAAMSLGRVSTFLDIYIERDLQTGRLSEASAQELVDHFVMKLRIVKFLRTPDYNELFSGDPTWVTESIGGMSEDGRSNVTKSSFRFLQTLVNLGPAPEPNLTVLWSPKLPRGFKEFCAKMSILSSSIQYENDDLMLPIYGDDYGIACCVSAMKIGKQMQFFGARANLAKALLYTLNGGVDEKLKIQVAPPSDLILDDVLDYETVMAAYDKQLDWLAELYVNTLNVIHFMHDKYSYERIEMALHDPEILRTMACGIAGLSVVADSLSAIRYAKVTPIRDTDGITVDFKIEGDFPKFGNNDDRVDQMAVDLVELFMEKIRKHPTYRDALPTQSVLTITSNVVYGKKTGNTPDGRRAGEPFAPGANPMHGRDTRGAVAALTSVGKLPYEHALDGISYTFSIVPKALGKDETTRINNTVGLLDGYMGGTTTRGHHLNVNVFDRATLLDAMEHPELYPQLTIRVSGYAVNFIKLTREQQIDVINRTFHGAL, from the coding sequence ATGTTACTTGAAAAAACACAAGCATGGCAACGATTCGAAAGTGGAGAATGGATGGAAAAGATTGATGTCGCTGATTTCATCCGACGCAATCGCTCAGAATACACAGGAGACGATCAGTTCCTCGCCGGTCCGACCGATGCAACGAACACGTTATGGCAACAAATCATGCAGTTGACAGAAGAAGAACGCATTCGTGGTGGCGTCTATGCCGTTGATGCTGCGATCCCATCCTCGATTCTTTCGCACGGCCCAGGTTATCTCAATCCTGAACTCGAAAAAATCGTGGGTCTACAGACCGATGAACCATTCAAACGTTCGATTCATCCGAACGGTGGTATCCGAATGGTCAACGATGCCTTAGAAGCGTACGGTTTTAAATCAGATGACACTGTTACACAGATTTTTAGCGAGTACCGTAAAACGCATAATCAAGGGGTTTTCGATGCGTATACGCCCGAAATGCGCGCTGCCCGTAAAGCCGGTATCATCACTGGACTTCCTGATGCTTACGGTCGCGGACGGATCATCGGTGACTACCGTCGCGTCGCTCTTTATGGAACAGCTCACCTCATTGCTGCAAGAAAAGCGGATTTGAAAGCACACGGTGGATTTCTATCAGAAGCGATGATTCGTGACCGCGAGGAGATGAACGAACAACTCCGCGCCCTTCACGAACTGACAGAACTCGGTAAACGTTACGCATGTGACCTATCACGACCAGCTGAAACGGCCCAAGAAGCATTCCAGTGGGTCTATCTTGCTTATCTCGCAGCAATCAAAGAACAAAACGGAGCAGCGATGTCGCTCGGGCGCGTTTCGACCTTCCTTGATATTTATATCGAACGTGACTTGCAGACGGGTCGATTGTCAGAAGCGAGTGCGCAAGAACTTGTCGACCACTTCGTGATGAAACTTCGGATCGTCAAGTTCCTTCGGACACCCGATTACAACGAACTCTTTTCAGGTGACCCAACGTGGGTAACAGAATCAATCGGCGGCATGAGTGAAGATGGTCGCTCGAACGTCACAAAAAGTTCGTTCCGTTTCTTGCAGACACTCGTCAACCTTGGTCCGGCACCTGAACCGAACTTAACTGTTTTATGGTCACCAAAACTTCCACGTGGTTTCAAAGAATTTTGTGCGAAGATGTCCATCCTGTCTAGTTCGATCCAATATGAAAATGATGACTTGATGCTTCCGATTTACGGTGATGATTACGGGATTGCTTGTTGTGTCTCCGCAATGAAAATCGGTAAACAAATGCAATTCTTCGGGGCCCGGGCGAACTTAGCAAAAGCCTTACTCTATACGTTGAACGGTGGTGTCGACGAAAAACTCAAAATTCAAGTCGCCCCTCCTTCCGACTTGATTTTAGATGACGTGCTCGATTACGAAACCGTCATGGCCGCCTATGATAAACAACTGGACTGGTTAGCTGAGCTCTATGTCAATACACTGAATGTCATTCACTTCATGCATGATAAATATAGTTACGAGCGCATTGAAATGGCCCTCCACGACCCTGAAATTTTACGGACGATGGCTTGTGGGATTGCCGGATTATCGGTTGTCGCCGATAGTCTGTCAGCGATTCGTTATGCTAAAGTCACACCAATCCGCGATACGGATGGTATTACAGTCGACTTTAAAATCGAAGGAGATTTCCCGAAATTCGGAAATAACGATGATCGTGTCGATCAAATGGCCGTCGATCTCGTCGAACTCTTTATGGAAAAAATCCGGAAACATCCAACGTATCGTGATGCTTTACCAACCCAATCTGTTCTGACGATCACGTCAAACGTCGTGTACGGTAAGAAAACCGGGAATACACCCGATGGTCGTCGCGCTGGCGAACCGTTCGCACCGGGCGCAAATCCAATGCACGGACGTGACACACGTGGTGCAGTCGCTGCGTTGACTTCTGTCGGCAAATTACCTTATGAGCATGCTTTAGATGGTATTTCCTACACGTTCTCCATCGTTCCGAAAGCACTCGGAAAAGATGAAACAACACGTATCAACAATACAGTCGGTCTACTCGACGGCTACATGGGCGGCACGACTACCCGTGGTCATCACTTAAACGTCAACGTGTTCGACCGCGCCACTTTACTCGATGCGATGGAGCATCCAGAACTTTATCCCCAGTTGACGATTCGTGTATCAGGTTATGCCGTCAACTTCATTAAGTTGACACGCGAACAACAAATCGATGTCATCAACCGGACATTCCACGGTGCACTTTAA
- a CDS encoding sensor histidine kinase, translated as MKRDHFPLGVIALQVLTGFLTAVVTTGLFLSTRQVDWHVLFVRQQDLPVLLLVVGLSLLLPLAIGSIHYFFLRRDFKRVTTAIIELEQGKEVTIVNGPYFHTLTRLSRIGKRIDEQVETVQKISTRPQHVEQVRVQAITEERKRLARDLHDSVSQQLYAISMMTTAAKQTILTQPETAAKQIDLVETMAQTAQSEMRSLLLQLRPVELEGMTLQQGLTQLLEELSRKQSTQLSWKLEPIELPRPIENELFRIVQEGLTNALRHAKASHMNIELRQFNETIILSMNDDGVGFIVDEKKLASYGINSMRERTAEIGGTIRLVSVPGQGTQIEVKLRKERMVQV; from the coding sequence ATGAAACGTGATCACTTCCCGCTCGGTGTCATTGCGCTCCAAGTATTGACCGGATTTCTGACAGCCGTCGTGACGACTGGTTTGTTTTTAAGTACACGCCAAGTCGATTGGCATGTACTTTTCGTCCGTCAGCAAGATTTACCCGTCCTATTACTCGTCGTCGGATTATCCCTGTTACTTCCGCTCGCAATCGGCAGCATCCACTACTTCTTTTTACGTCGTGACTTCAAACGTGTCACAACCGCCATCATCGAACTCGAGCAAGGAAAAGAAGTCACGATTGTCAACGGACCTTACTTCCACACACTGACCCGCCTCTCACGAATTGGGAAACGAATCGATGAACAGGTCGAGACGGTTCAAAAAATCAGTACACGTCCGCAACACGTCGAACAAGTTCGTGTCCAAGCCATCACGGAAGAACGGAAACGGCTCGCACGTGATCTCCATGACTCCGTCTCCCAACAACTTTATGCCATTTCGATGATGACGACGGCTGCCAAACAAACGATTTTGACGCAACCGGAAACGGCAGCGAAACAAATTGACTTAGTCGAGACGATGGCCCAGACCGCGCAATCAGAAATGCGTTCTTTATTGCTCCAACTACGCCCCGTTGAACTCGAAGGGATGACGTTGCAACAAGGACTAACCCAACTGCTCGAAGAACTATCACGAAAACAATCGACGCAACTGAGCTGGAAACTCGAGCCGATTGAATTACCACGCCCGATTGAAAATGAATTATTCCGCATCGTTCAAGAAGGCTTGACGAATGCTTTACGCCACGCGAAAGCTTCCCATATGAATATCGAATTGCGTCAATTCAATGAGACGATCATCTTGAGTATGAATGACGACGGTGTCGGCTTTATCGTCGACGAGAAAAAACTCGCCTCGTACGGGATCAACTCGATGCGCGAACGTACGGCTGAAATCGGTGGGACGATTCGCCTCGTCAGTGTGCCCGGTCAAGGAACACAGATTGAAGTCAAACTTAGAAAAGAACGGATGGTGCAAGTATGA